The following coding sequences are from one Ornithodoros turicata isolate Travis chromosome 1, ASM3712646v1, whole genome shotgun sequence window:
- the LOC135377037 gene encoding uncharacterized protein LOC135377037: MNAFVVVLSALVACASAGGLAHGGGYGGGLAYGAGRGYGAGLGYGGGLGYGAGFGGGAGLGFGGGLGGGAGLGLGGGLGGAAGLGLAAGLGAGVGVGVGGTLAGGGVASAPRLVGVGPAVTQSVATVSVVRQPVVQQHHVTRQVVNYVRAPVTTVSHNVRPVVLNHAAGFGGGAGLGGAGLGGAGLGAGYGLAGGYGAGAGLKGGYGLAGGYGAGAGLKGGYGLAGGYGAGAGLKGGYGLAGGYGAGAGLKGGYGLAGGYGAGAGLKGGYGAAGGYGKGW, encoded by the exons ATGAACGCTTTT GTCGTTGTGCTCAGCGCCCTAGTGGCTTGCGCCTCAGCAGGAGGTCTCGCGCATGGCGGCGGATACGGCGGAGGACTCGCTTATGGCGCCGGTCGCGGCTACGGTGCCGGCCTGGGTTATGGAGGCGGTCTGGGATACGGAGCTGGCTTCGGCGGCGGAGCTGGTCTGGGATTTGGAGGTGGCCTAGGCGGCGGAGCCGGTCTTGGACTCGGCGGTGGCCTCGGTGGCGCCGCCGGTCTTGGCCTTGCTGCTGGACTTGGAGCCGGAGTCGGCGTCGGAGTCGGTGGAACCCTCGCCGGCGGTGGCGTCGCCAGCGCCCCTCGTCTTGTCGGCGTTGGACCAGCCGTAACCCAAAGTGTTGCCACCGTCTCAGTTGTCAGACAGCCAGTCGTCCAGCAGCACCATGTCACTCGCCAGGTGGTCAACTACGTCAGAGCCCCAGTAACCACTGTGTCCCACAACGTGAGGCCAGTTGTGCTCAACCATGCTGCTGGCTTCGGCGGCGGCGCCGGTCTTGGAGGCGCTGGTCTCGGTGGAGCTGGTCTCGGTGCCGGTTACGGCCTTGCCGGAGGGTACGGCGCCGGAGCCGGTCTGAAGGGAGGTTACGGTCTTGCCGGAGGCTACGGCGCCGGAGCCGGTCTGAAGGGAGGTTACGGTCTTGCCGGAGGCTACGGCGCGGGAGCAGGTCTGAAGGGAGGTTACGGTCTTGCCGGAGGCTACGGCGCGGGAGCAGGTCTGAAGGGAGGTTACGGTCTTGCCGGAGGCTACGGCGCGGGAGCCGGTCTGAAGGGAGGCTACGGAGCTGCTGGAGGCTATGGCAAGGGATGGTAG